A stretch of DNA from Cryptomeria japonica chromosome 4, Sugi_1.0, whole genome shotgun sequence:
AAAAATCAATTTTAGAACACTTTTGACTAAATATGTTGATGTGTCATGTTGTGTTAAGTTGTGTTGTGAGTAAATCTTTCAAACCTTTATTGTGGATAGACAAAAGACTAACTTATAATCTAGAAAAGAAACAAGAATCTTGCAATATTCCATGCAACTGCTACTGCTACTTGCTCATAAAATTAACTTGCACAACAATTGATCTTTCTTCTCTAGCGAAaattttgttttaagaaaatatattacataaaaaaCTCAAACACAACTACAAATTTAAATGACCTTATACATTAAAATTGGAATAGATTTAGCAGGTATCCCAATACCAAATTTTATTGAAACTTGAATAAATTTTTCGTTACATGATATTTTTTTAGTTGTTTAGACTCATCCATTGAGGACgtaaatttttattaaatttatttttacatGATAAACTCTAATAATGATAAGTCCCATGAACAAGTTGTGTCTTTGAAATCAAATTCAGATGATGTCAGAAAAAGTTTGTCGGACCATTAAATAAAATGAGATTCCAAGTACCATGTGCCTTGTCCACCACTTAAGTTAATTTAATCGTCTCGTTGCACTTATCAAGAAAAAATTAATCTCCCTTTCTTGTACCATGTCCCTCTCCACTTGCCTTTGAAGCTAATGATCTCCCCTGGTTAGTCCTTTGCAATAAACGGTATTCTTTCTCCGCCACTACTCGCCAGGAATATCAAGTTTTCATAGAAATGAAATAgaccaaaacaaaacacaaaaacagagcATGGAGAAAAACAAAGCAGCACACAAGGAAGACAAATTtttaattatcagaccatattttcattcttcctttcattccacaaaatattacaaaatgcctcttttaatggaggtcttagatgtttctagaatgggcaggaggtagctggaaacttccaaaattttgcatataaaataatgttttaaaaCTATAGAAGGTACGGTGGACAGGTTGGAGTAGATGTTGAAAACAAATCCAAATCCTGCTAATTCTGTAAGCACTTGTGCATACGGAGCATGCGGATGGGGTAGGTGAGATTAgactccaacactcccccttaatctcaactacgaatattctatccattcttttgttctttcagctttcttcaacTATCTTCCTTTTTTGTCTGTAACCTCTTCTTTGGTATTCTTGCTAACTTGTTGTTGCTACAGCTACTACAATTTTCAGCATTCACAATGTCTTCTCTTTAACTAATATCCTCCTCTGATTTTCTGATTTCTTTCATCAACTTCTCTTTCTTTCTTGTCCTCCAATTTTCTTCAACTGCTACTGTAGTCTCTCAATCTCTTTGGtttgaagtcttcaaaacatcATACAATCAGTAGTTACCTTGCTAGACAATGGTTTCTTTTGGCTGAAAATATTTTTAATCCCTTTTGGACACTCAAATCTTTCATTACTTCTATTGTTcttcacatatgaacatttgtacaatTTTTTGAACATGCCTGTGagcttttgccaactaggtccatagGCCCATCCATAATCCATTTTTATACAACCTGGTATTGATTCTTTCTTCCAACGCATTTTTTCAAAATGATTTTTCAAACCACAAATTTTACATGGATGTAAGTCCCAACACATTTATTTTGTGTGTCCTTCTCTATTGCAATGAAAACACTTTATACAATGCCTTTTATGGGTTGTTTTGTTTGAACTAGTAGCATCATTTTCTTTTCCTGTGACATATCTAAGACCTTCATACTTTGGCGTCATTATAGGCTCAATAGGCtctctaattccttgttcttgttttcccaatccttgacctttataacccattttcttcatgatttttaaaccaatattcttatcatcacaactaacataatttgcaaacacattctcattttctttcttacATTCTTTATCACAAATAGTTTCAATTAAATCACTTTCACCAAATGATGAACACAAATCTTTTGTGTCACATGAAGCATTACTAACTAGTGGTTTTaacttcaaacattcattctcttgtttcagatttaaaattttctttttctgtaaactattttcttcttctaacctttttgacatttctttcaaatcatcaaacttctttttgacatcatcaaataactgtaatttctcttctaattccttatttttatcttgaacttcattcaattctttttcaagattataattttcatctaacagatcacatttttccatttgcttctcttttaaaagaaatatcatttctgaaattttcttcttacattccttcaattcttcttttaaatcatttgttttctctttctttgctCTGTCCACTTTACccattgaaacaaaaaaaataagaataaaCTACCCTTACCCTGACACTTGACTGTGTTTCTGCTGCTGCAAATTTCTTCCTTTAAACAACTCTATATACCTTCACAATCTTTACCCAACAACTTACACTTCTAGTCTGCTAGAGTCTTCTCCTTTTGACAGCCTTTTTAACTGCTAGTATTTCTTTTGTTCTCCCTCACAGATCTCTTCTGTTGCATTCTTTTGCAGCTACTTTCCCAGTAATTTTAAAATTTCGTaccattggctctgataccactaatagaaatgaaacagaccaaaacaaaacacaaaaacaaagcatggagaaaaatagagcagcacacaaggaagacaaatttttaattatcagaccatattttcattcttcctttcatTCCACAAAATATTACAAAATGCCTCTTTTAATGGAGGTCTTAGATGTTTCTAGAATGGGCAGGAGGTAGCTGAAAACTTCCAGaattttgcatataaaataatgttttaacaCTATAGAAGGTACGGTGGACAGGTTGGAGTAGATGTTGAAAACAAATCCAAATCCTGCTAATTCTGTAAGCACTTGTGCATAGGGAGCATGTGGATGGGGTAGGTGAGATTAGACTCCAACAAGTTTCTGGCGAAATAAACCGCCCCGTATTATACTTTACCAAAGAAGTGCCATAGTATTGAGTACTATTGATTGGGTGTAATTGTTACCCAGGTAAAGTTTCTGTTGATTATGAGCAGCATAGAATCCGAAGTTATATTTGATAGTTCACCTTGCTTCCATTTGAGTGAGCGAGGTTTCGTTTATAGAAGGAATCCGTTGGAAAGATGAGGTAGTCGTCCCTGATGTCGTCTGAGATGTTGTTCCCCTCTCATGTTCTTCAAACCCAGAGCTTGACTTTGATCTAGATGTTGATGCGTAGCTTTCGCTATTACTTATATAAGCAGGGTTTGAAGGATTTGGCAATGTCACTAAATTGCTAGAGAGCATCATATTAACATTAGACATAGCTGGACGAAGTGTTGCATCAGCCTGTACACACAAAAGCCCAACATGAATGCATCTTAAGGCCTGCTCCTGGCTGACTTGTGATGCCTTTGGGTCTACCAGATTCAGCGCATTTCCTCTATTGAATATTTTCCATGCCTGCATCACATCTCATTAAGTCATAAGAGAATTTTGGATGCTTGCTAATATTGAAAACTAACAGATGAGGATCATGGGAAGTAATAAATCCTGTTTCTTACCCATTCCAACAGGTTTTGCATATGATGTGGAAGATCAGTATCACTGTTTTTCCTTCCACTGATGATCTCAAGGACCACCACTCCAAAACTGTAAACGTCTACTTTAATTGACAACTGCCCTCGCATTGCATACTCTGGAGCCATGTAACCACTGGATTCAAATTAAAATTATCATTAATgtctagttttcaaaaaaatgaaaatatttacaaTGAAATATAATTGGCTTATAAGTAAAATTATTTAGAGAAAATATTCTGGTTTAAATAGCTTAATCATCAGCAATTTTAATCTAAAAGCTCACAAGCTGCATTATCATGATGATGCTTACTATGTGCCTGCAACTCTTGTATGAATATGTGTCTCATCTTCAGGAAAAAGTTTGGCCAAACCGAAGTCAGCTATCTTTGCATTGAGTTTGTGATCAAGTAAAATATTATTTACTTTAATATCTCTATGAATAATTCGCAGCTGTGAATCCTCGTGAAGGTAGAGAAGCCCACGTGTAATTCCAACTATGATGCTATAACGCTTTTGCCAATCCAACTCTCTACCCTTTTCTGAATCTGTTATAGATCAATATTTAAGAACATTTGTAACTTATTCATCTTtcctaaattaataaattaaggTTGAATTGCAACTTACCAAAGAGGAATGTGTCCAAACTCTTGTTAGGAAAATACTCATAAACAAGCAGCCTTTCATTTCCCTCAGCACAACATCCTAGCAGCTTTGCAAGGTTTCGGTGTTGAACATTAGCCACCAGTTTCACTTCATTCATAAATTCTTTGTTTCCTTGTGCAGATTTGGCAGAGAGCTTTTTCACAGCTATCTCATTTCCATTTCTAGTTATTCCCTAAAACACAGAAAACAGATTTAGAGCTCTCCATTTAAATTGACATTAGTTTAGACCAAGATTAAACAATTGACCCACCTTGTAGACCGCACCAAAACCTCCCTGTCCAAGTTTATTTTTGTCATGAAAATTTTCTGTGGCTTCTGCTAACATGTCTAAACTGAAGGCAAATTGTTGCTCTTGCATAAGCAAGCCGGATTCGGAGGAAAATCCATGCCCCTCTGTAGTATTAGAAAATAAAGAGACAAAAATGAGTTAAGCTTAGAAAAAATGTTAAACTAAAACCATAAGAAGAAATAACCTTAAAAATTAGAAAAGGATTCCCAGAGCACCTCGATTGTCAGGAGTAGTAGTTGTTGCCCTACCATAAATGACAGATTTAACCTTTTTTCTTAATACAGTCAGATAAAGAGCTAATGTCAGAATTATGCCTCCCACAAGACTGAGAACTATGGGTAATGTTTTTGAAGACTTTCCTGTAAAGTACAATTCAATACTTATATGTTAGAATTCTAGCTCTATAATGCTTTTAGAGTACTAGGTAAATGGACAGAAGATAATTTGATTGAAGTTAACGAATGATATCTCCCTTACAGCTTAACTCTGGGATCTAGGAAATGACTGCAACCCCAAAACTCGAAAAAAAGTAGAAGAGCATAGAtttcatatacatatgtatatattatagCTTCAAAGCAGGTTGTTGACTCTCCTATTAGATCTATGAAATAGAAGTTGAATGAAATGGGAAAACATTAACTGTAAAGAACTGAGCATACTTTCTGATTTTATAAGAATGAAAAGAAGACAATCTAATTCTTGAACATACCCTTTGATGTCGTTGAAGAAGTTCCATTAACCGTATTAGGAAAAGGGGCTACTGCAGGAGGAGAAAGGGTTACTGCGGGAGCAGGTGTTGAAGCAGCTGGAGGTGTGGAAGTATTTGTAGCGGATCCGTTAGAGGAGGGAGATGGCGACTGAGCAGAGCCAAAAAATGGGACTATCTCATATCTTACCTTGCAGCTTCCGTACTGAGCCTGGGCTCCTTGGTATGAAGAACAGCAACCGTTCAGATTTGTCCTTGCGTCAAACAGGCATGATCTACAATCTTGTATTGATATGTCTCTCCAACACTGAACTAAACCATATAATATTCCTGAAGCAGAATAGTTGGCTGATCCAGCAGCGAATCCTTTATTTGCAGGGATGTAAGCTTGGTTTGACAGATTCGACAGAAGGCTACTGGTTGTGGATTTAAAAGCCTCCCCGGTTATAATATGCTGGTTCCTCCGCAAATATCCATTAGTATCCAGTATTGAAATAAAATTATAGTTGTGATAGCGCAGGAAGCAGTCACCTAACCATATTCGCCCACCAATGTCGTTGGCGCAAAGTTCGTGAATACTGCTATTCGCCTCCAGTGCACACTTTGAGCAACTCAGTGCCGATATATTTCCAGTACACTGCAGCAGACCATAGACCCTATTGGGAGATTGACCATGGGAAGAAATGTTGAAGCCTGAACTTCGAGGCGCATTAAGAAACAGATCGTTGATAACCAGATTCAAATTTGTGGAATAAGTGCTGCCGTCGGTGAAAGTAGAGGAATTGTCGCAGGTGTGCGATACGGTAGATATGACTAAACGAAAATTTATTACAAACAGAAAAAGGAGGGTTGGAAGAAAAGTGGTTCGTCTCTGAGGAATAGAAGGGAAAGAGTTGTACTTCATCTTGTTCTTCCTCGGTACTCTCTGATGGCAATTCGGTATCAGAGATAGCATCCCTTGACTCGATACAAATCCTTAGCAGAATATGTCGAAAAGGTTAAGTAGACGGCTTGAGTGGACATTCAATAGACTAGTGTAAAGTATGTGCGGAATGGTCCACACAGTTATGGTAATGAACACGGTTACAGAATATGTCAAAAAGGTCAAGTAGACAGCTTGAGTGGACATTCAATAGACTAGTGTAAAGTACTGAACACGGGTAGCTCATGTCAGAATTTTCTGGCACAATACAGAGAGTTGCGTTCGCTGTCTGCGGCTACTCCTACCAAATTTCAGTTACTAGTCGCCAGACCTGCCAATAGAACCGTTTAATAAATGTCTGCGGGCCCATTTTAAGCTAGGAAAGATCTCGTACTCTGTTCACTTCCAAAGCTCATAAGAACTGAAGACCATtagtttatttttttatcattaatCTTGAAGTGTTTGAGCTAGAACATACTAATTCTTTATATTAAAGCTCAGTCAGAAACTTCACGTTTTTGGAAAAATGTGAATACTGTCAAACTGATAATATTTAAACTGATAATATTTAAAGTTCGTTCACATTACCCCAGTCAATGCTTGATGGCCTGCTGTTTGAAAGACTTCAGTTAAATGTTCAGATTCTACTTAAATTTATCGATAGTGGAGAAAAAATTGGGGAAAAACTTAAAAAAGGCTGTCATATTGTATATTTGTTTCTTTATCTTTTCATTTGCTCTCAGCAACTTTTCATTAATGAGGACTCGACTGTAGTCGACAGATTATATTGAAGGATGGAATCGAAATTCTAATATATCATTTTAATAGAAATAATTTAGATATTGAATATTGTGATAGTGAAGATTATAtaagtttaatttttttgttttagatttatttttatttatttatctttaatATTATTACTGATGTCTGAAATAATTTAGTTTTCATGAAAATTGATATATAAATTAATTGTAGTTTATGATTATTAGTATTTATTTTTAAGATTCATACAACTAAATATTTAGTTTTATTAGTTTATCATTAATATTAGatttatgattgtgaaaataatttcaaatattgTAAATCTCAATGAGACTATTGTCTAAGTCATTGTGAGTTAACTTGAAGCATGATTTGATGTACCAGACTCACCCATCGatgcacaaacttcgatgtacctatcCTCAATATCTATTGGTCCAtgctcattgaatgtaattttttcattggctaaggagagtttgttgtaacaaaacctaattagggtttcattgtaaaatcttggccattcattgtaaatgagctctcaaTATACTTGGCTCaatctcttcatttgtaaaggttaatagaaagtagaatagtgaatagttagtgatgccctcctaaatggcacaaggttagtttaagatcaaacaacacaaaacacacaaagcgttagcgttagtcaatcaaaaactaaacatatgaaggcattccaaaagagacactaaaaacatgctaatgaatctaactaaagaagtaaagacaatgagatatctccaactatctcttagcatgatattagctccttctcccttgttcctctcctctccaagttccaaaatagtgtagctctcagcagctttttgcactatggatgcttatggaggattgagattgtagtatagctccaaatatgacatgaaaagctaatactaatgctaaaatgatgtattttaaccaaaaagacaagatttagttatgctatgctaaatgctctctaaaatgtctatagtctaaatgcttacaagttttcaggatctggattatgaaggaatgggctctatttataggaaaaatggagcaatggatggtcaggattgaaaggtttaatcaagggtcaagtttgaaagttggggatccatgtgcacaatttgcaccaatgaaatggtgacaaatgtcaacataggattgggttgagagaagaggttggaggcattaaagccctgagaagacttcatggttatctaaagggtaagagtcaagcctaaattaggattacccactgaattaggaattaattcaaggataaacctttgtgcaaatgattaagagataatcatgctcaaagcattgaaggcttgatgagacccttgggttgggtagaggttgagtcaaaacaaatgttttaaccatgtgggagggttgaattaaccattaatggttattggagactttggggatttagtggttgaaagttggaagcctttaatggttatcaaagactttgaggaattaagtggttgaaggttgaaagcctttaatggttatcaaagactttggggtttttgagaagtgacttcattttgcttaggaatgtgacaatatttaggggatggattaggctaattaggaaagggttagaagaatctagaaggggattagatttttgcaagtggatttggtgggtgagggaaaataggattttatttaaaataaaaattcatttatttcaataaatgtgtgcaagttgcatttgtaggaaaatgcaagtggggtgaggataatgatttaaataaatgttttatttaattcatttaaaagaggaaaaggggatttaattaaataaattgattttatttatttaattgattggaattgattttaatgaattaattaaaataaattggataatttatttaattaatagaagaatgtttggggatgaattaattaaatattaatttaattaattgatggctagtggatttttttaatcaaataaatacaaaatattcatttaattaaaatggacagatttatgtgactacatttgcccctctttgagacggtgcagtttatcgcattgtttcaaagaaagaaaaattggtgtgaagaaatgccccataaaatgtaaatttaatgggtggtatgccccctcgagagatgggccgaaaaatttcgaaaaatcgggctatctctcgaaaaagaatgaaaattggcagggtggtagaagagaagaagttaggtatactggtgaaaaatagaagaaatcgggggaaacatggagaaatggggggttcAGGAAgtgcacggggaccacggcgatgagcggggcgaagttacggtgacggtggggggtataaatggggtgaaaggggtgaaaataagatcatttgtgaccgcgatcaTTTGAGaacgagagctctgacagtgacatttggaggagcaaggaggagcgaaGATGCCGATTCTGATCACCAAGtatagatttgagcgagtccgccggttccagcgcccagccgactacggaccagcggtacgcaaattcgaaaacttccttttcaggcatttttgatagctttttagctaagtccaagtcaagtcggagcaagagcgctggaactattgttttagcgcttttgctccatgaattagcgctattgttccgcaatagcgctattgtagtctggtttgagcgcttttgtatgcATTAGCGCTAATGTAGTCAAGTTTTAGTGCTCTTGACCAATCAGCGCTAtggtagggttaattgagcgctattgactcgtaatagcgctattgtatagcgggTTTAGCGCTTTTGGTTTTGTAGCGCGATTGTAGAGcggtttgagcgctattgatgttgttgtagcgctattgcgtAGAACTAGCactattgtagataaaatagcgcttttgccttaagataacgagatgccccagtgtcagacaaaataaatctcctgatgcctaacgattgatggaaggcgaggtgaagtgggagttgttttgaaccatagcagcccgacgagacttaggtcatttgttaggataaatgtctgttgaagtctaggcggccatgattacttacctgttgagacccgaagatacttgatcaaagtatctgatgatagtctaggtttaaacttaagaaagtttgataacaaaacaactgatggtgatttgatgaatgtcgatgtgcaggaggatctgcgcgtgttgcagttacgcgagcgccaccccgcgacacaagGATTACGAGATcggttgacacagatagagatagactgtattgcagctacTAGCATGTACGAGGTGAtacacatgcccgtgattcggatgaatcacggcctgatcacagcattggcagagcgatggcacagtgagacgtgtacGTTTCATTTAGcccagggagagatgacggtgacattggaggatgtgtggcgtatcctccggatcccgattcggggggagctggtgacatatgatagatcctgggggacagtgtcttttcagaggatttttgaggaggacgtatacattgatgatggctcgatcgcatgggaggatatagcggcactatatgagccccttccagcagttttgtcagggatcgtgggaggactgttGTGTCCAGGCAGGCGGTtacatggattggcggtgggatggggacaggttatagagatgatgatgacggaggggacccgatttgcctggggGTCGTgcatgttagcgcacatgtatcaggagctacacgaggtagtgtaccgggggagaggctctcttgcagtgggcatgacgctactgcatgtgtgggcatgggagcacctaccagtgactcgaccagtgagtctcagattctgagctgtggaccagccctatatgtttatgtatagtggcatgatgagtcagccccacttggggaagttagagtggtggcggcgggcattggatgacctggatgcgatgatctggcggccatacttggagtgtgagccatgggaggatgatgcggaggcactaccgtattgattcatgacccgattcctcattgggaggacctcttatcatgtggagagacaggtgccaggacgggtgatgaggcagtttggacggcagcagggactgcctagcggattaggagagtatgcacgagtgatccgagagtggtatgcatggggtccagtgctaccatatgatcaggcactagcagagtttcggacactgcaggcgaggccatgggacttacgaccgagggtcgttgatgcaggggtgacagatgagtatacacagtatcgggcggcgcacccgatcctacggatatcagacccagctgagccgatcccatcttttgaggaggagaggggacgaggacggagagtaggaggccgaggaggaggaggtgggggtggaggaggaggaggtggtggaggaggtggaggaggtttggggatgctgaggcagcggagagggagaggtggactacctcttcagatatcacagggaccctTGATGCATGGAGGGGTGCaattgagtgggagggggatggagagagagatcccaatggatacaggtgcaggagagggtggtgcaggggagggtggtgcagggggtgatacaggtgcagcagccatgggggagggagctacaggggatctgcgggatcatatgataggttatttgcagacccgggtagagagattagaggcggaggtagcagctaaggatgtgcagctatttgcacgtgagttagagctgacagtggtgctacgggagagagatatggccgtggagagattggcggagctgcaggagagagtccgagcggGAGTAGGAGTacagggtcctacaggggagattatgaggcagtttgggcgagcacaggctgagatagagtactggtgaggtttatatgagcaggtggtgccactcagtcagcgagctctcagttatacccagatgcggcagtcgagatccgagcgatcacagaggatgcagagcagtgggggagtgatgggtcctttgaggcgggatagatcaggagatgcaggagggagcgggggttcgatgaggcctccacggagagatggatcaggtgggcccggtaccagtggtggagtaggtaggggtggtgcaggtatagcatctggccagagcggcatctgagagagcatctTTGCATCTatgtattgtatctttgtctatttatggactgtatcttggatggctcttggtagccgatttttttgtagacttcattgtactctgatatatgagatgatatatatgaggagatcccatattgtgatgatatgcatgtgattatgtatggtcgtttatgcatgatgatgatttattgcttagatgtatatgtatatggatgcatttgatgagatgtttcttttatgcatggttttatgatgatttatgatgtgagatactaacagatgaatgcaggtttatgatgtatttgatttgtgatgtaatgctgTATGTATGGAATgtcatgatgatatatgcttatgctttgatgTATGAATAGGATTTATGGTATTTCCTATTGTGATGtaatgatgagataatgttaatgcaatggtttgaatgaatgatgtgtatgtataaatatgcatctagatgtgtttgtagatgaatgtaatatggataaacaaaatgttaagtgcaaatgtttatatgataaacaaaatgttaaatgaatgcatacggataaacaaatgtaaagtacaaatgttcatatgatgatatgtttaaatgaatgcatacgtaaaaaaaatgaatatattagatggtatgaaccaatgttgtgTAAACAAAATTTgtgtttatgattctaaatgcgctttaaatatgtttgtaagtacaaatgataatgggatgataggataactaatgggtataataactgcaccttaatgtaatgataatgaatgcaatgtgaatgaatcttacaatgagcataataagatacttagtaatgaatgaatgcatcttttaactataaaaaaatgaatgcaaatgatgaatgatgaaaagataagaaaatgataatggataattgacactatatGAATGCTCAGTAAAGGACTAAATATAATCAAAGACCATTTTAATCCTATGAATAAAGCGACCTatttatgatgatgcaaaatgatttaatgaaaacttAATGTCCAAAATGAACGATAGTTTAAAAATGTCATAAATGTTTAAtgtaagatgcaactaaatgtttt
This window harbors:
- the LOC131046141 gene encoding cysteine-rich receptor-like protein kinase 15, producing the protein MLSLIPNCHQRVPRKNKMKYNSFPSIPQRRTTFLPTLLFLFVINFRLVISTVSHTCDNSSTFTDGSTYSTNLNLVINDLFLNAPRSSGFNISSHGQSPNRVYGLLQCTGNISALSCSKCALEANSSIHELCANDIGGRIWLGDCFLRYHNYNFISILDTNGYLRRNQHIITGEAFKSTTSSLLSNLSNQAYIPANKGFAAGSANYSASGILYGLVQCWRDISIQDCRSCLFDARTNLNGCCSSYQGAQAQYGSCKVRYEIVPFFGSAQSPSPSSNGSATNTSTPPAASTPAPAVTLSPPAVAPFPNTVNGTSSTTSKGKSSKTLPIVLSLVGGIILTLALYLTVLRKKVKSVIYGRATTTTPDNREGHGFSSESGLLMQEQQFAFSLDMLAEATENFHDKNKLGQGGFGAVYKGITRNGNEIAVKKLSAKSAQGNKEFMNEVKLVANVQHRNLAKLLGCCAEGNERLLVYEYFPNKSLDTFLFDSEKGRELDWQKRYSIIVGITRGLLYLHEDSQLRIIHRDIKVNNILLDHKLNAKIADFGLAKLFPEDETHIHTRVAGTYGYMAPEYAMRGQLSIKVDVYSFGVVVLEIISGRKNSDTDLPHHMQNLLEWAWKIFNRGNALNLVDPKASQVSQEQALRCIHVGLLCVQADATLRPAMSNVNMMLSSNLVTLPNPSNPAYISNSESYASTSRSKSSSGFEEHERGTTSQTTSGTTTSSFQRIPSINETSLTQMEAR